In the Rattus rattus isolate New Zealand chromosome 18, Rrattus_CSIRO_v1, whole genome shotgun sequence genome, one interval contains:
- the LOC116887505 gene encoding lymphocyte antigen 6G6e-like: MGLSSAFLGLLFLSGTLGLTTSPTRGRLHCYTCSFAKPCYPVLTECQEDEVCGVSVGTSEQNKDVIERKGCLPRAQCPLLGHTTYWSRSYTLQHQCCEQDLCNTAASQRPPSLPLMTLLPLAAIFGWGVHIVL; encoded by the exons ATGGGCCTGTCCAGCGCCTTCCTTGGCCTCCTGTTCCTCTCGGGGACACTGG GTCTCACCACTTCCCCAACCAGAGGACGACTCCACTGTTACACCTGCAGCTTTGCCAAGCCCTGCTACCCTGTTCTCACCGAGTGTCAGGAAGATGAGGTGTGCGGTGTCAGTGTTGGCACCTCAG AGCAAAACAAGGATGTCATCGAGCGGAAAGGCTGCCTCCCAAGAgcccagtgccctctgctgggcCATACTACCTACTGGTCACGGTCCTACACTCTCCAGCACCAGTGCTGTGAGCAGGATCTGTGCAACACTGCTGCCTCACAGCGACCCCCCAGCCTTCCCCTCATGACTCTGCTACCCCTTGCAGCCATCTTTGGCTGGGGAGTACATATCGTCCTCTAG
- the Ly6g6f gene encoding lymphocyte antigen 6 complex locus protein G6f, translating to MAMVVFLLLYLCGHPQAAADNIQTLYVPSGESMEMPCPSPPSLLGGQLLTWFRSPVSGSSTILVAQVQVDRPISDLGKAEPDSRFKVLGNYSLWLEGSRDEDAGRYWCTVMDQNHKYQNWRVYDVSVLKGSQFSVKSPDGLSCSALLCSVVPARRLDSVTWLEGRNPVRGHAQYFWGEGAALLLVCPTEGVPETRSRRPRNIRCLMPQNKRFSFSVAAPAESPPTVCAPLPSWDVSWILMLLFAAGQGVTIIALSIVTWRRRRAQGTQDREPSIPHFKPEVQVYENIHLARLSPPTHKTR from the exons ATGGCGATGGTAGTATTCCTCCTCCTGTACTTGTGCGGGCACCCTCAGGCTGCTGCAG ACAACATCCAGACCCTCTATGTACCCTCAGGGGAGTCCATGGAGATGCCGTGCCCTTCACCCCCCTCCCTACTTGGGGGCCAACTTCTAACTTGGTTCCGCAGCCCCGTATCAGGCTCCTCCACCATCTTGGTGGCCCAGGTCCAAGTAGACAGGCCAATCTCAGACCTTGGGAAAGCTGAACCTGACTCCAGGTTCAAAGTCCTTGGAAATTATTCCCTGTGGCTGGAGGGGTCCAGAGATGAAGACGCAGGACGGTACTGGTGTACTGTGATGGACCAGAACCATAAGTACCAGAACTGGAGGGTGTATGATGTCTCTGTGCTCAAAG gatCCCAGTTCTCAGTGAAGTCTCCAGACGGTCTCTCTTGCTCTGCCCTCCTGTGCTCTGTGGTCCCCGCCAGGCGTCTGGACTCCGTGACCTGGCTAGAGGGAAGGAATCCTGTGAGAGGACATGCCCAGTACTTCTGGGGAGAAGGGGCCGCCCTGCTCTTGGTGTGCCCTACAGAGGGGGTTCCTGAGACCAGGAGCCGTAGGCCGAGGAACATTCGCTGCCTTATGCCACAGAACAAAAGATTCAGCTTTAGCGTGGCAG CTCCTGCAGAATCCCCTCCCACTGTTTGTGCCCCTCTCCCGAGCTGGGATGTGTCCTGGATACTGATGCTGTTGTTCGCAGCAGGCCAAGGGGTCACCATCATAGCCCTCAGCATAGTGACCTGGAGGCGTCGGAGGGCCCAGGGGACTCAGGACAGAG AACCCTCGATTCCCCATTTCAAGCCTGAAGTTCAGGTCTATGAGAACATCCACTTGGCCCGCCTTAG CCCACCCACCCACAAGACCAGGTGA